In the Adlercreutzia equolifaciens DSM 19450 genome, one interval contains:
- the uvrB gene encoding excinuclease ABC subunit UvrB: MAGKLPEVRLANTPFKVVSPFEPSGDQPEAIAALAKGVEDGLRYQTLLGVTGSGKTFTMAKTIEAVQKPTLVMAPNKTLAAQLAAELKEFFPDNAVVYFVSYYDYYQPEAYVPSSDTFIEKDASINEEVEKLRHAATSALLSRRDVIVVASVSCIYGIGSPMDYAGMAVFVDKQKEMDRDEVIHELIDIQYDRNDYEQKRGTFRVRGDALDVFPPYADHPIRIEFWGDEIESIDEIDQVTGEVLNSYEALPIWPASHYVTARPKMDKALGTIQDELRERLIQFKEEGKLLEAQRLEMRVNYDLEMLETMGFCSGIENYSRHLDGRAPGEPPYTLIDYFPKDFLCIIDESHVTVPQIRGMHEGDRSRKITLAEHGFRLPSCLDNRPLRFDEFEERIPQFIYVSATPGDYEERVSQAKVDQVIRPTGLLDPEIVVRTSASQIDDIIDEAKERAARNERVLITTLTKKMAEDLTDHLLDQGVKARYMHSDIATLERTEILRDLRRGEFDVLVGINLLREGLDLPEVSLVAILDADKEGFLRNHRSLIQTIGRAARNVSGQVIMYADRITDSMRRAIDETRRRRDIQMAYNEEHGIKPQTIRKAINDIMGFITEDVEGTTAEQVNKELAELSREEVLRLISSMEDDMAAASRDMDFEEAARLRDQVVKLKSTVEDKSEEDVLKDLKKGARKGSAYGNRKHAAYGSSRAN, encoded by the coding sequence ATGGCGGGGAAGCTGCCCGAGGTGCGGCTGGCGAACACGCCGTTCAAGGTGGTCTCGCCCTTCGAGCCGTCGGGAGACCAGCCCGAGGCCATCGCCGCGCTCGCGAAGGGCGTGGAGGATGGTCTGCGCTACCAGACGCTGCTCGGCGTCACCGGTTCGGGCAAGACGTTCACCATGGCCAAAACCATCGAGGCAGTGCAGAAGCCGACGCTCGTCATGGCACCGAACAAGACGCTCGCCGCCCAGCTGGCAGCCGAGCTGAAGGAGTTCTTCCCCGATAACGCCGTGGTGTACTTCGTCTCCTACTACGACTACTACCAGCCCGAGGCCTACGTGCCCTCATCGGACACCTTCATCGAGAAGGACGCCTCCATCAACGAGGAGGTGGAGAAGCTGCGCCATGCGGCCACCTCGGCTCTGCTCTCGCGGCGGGACGTCATCGTGGTGGCGTCGGTGAGCTGCATCTACGGCATCGGCTCGCCGATGGACTACGCCGGCATGGCAGTGTTCGTCGACAAGCAGAAGGAGATGGACCGCGACGAGGTCATCCACGAGCTCATCGACATCCAGTACGACCGCAACGACTACGAGCAGAAGCGCGGCACCTTCCGCGTGCGGGGCGACGCGCTGGACGTGTTCCCGCCCTACGCCGACCATCCCATCCGCATCGAGTTCTGGGGGGACGAGATCGAATCCATCGACGAGATCGACCAGGTCACCGGCGAGGTGCTGAATAGCTACGAGGCGCTGCCCATCTGGCCCGCGTCCCATTACGTCACGGCGCGGCCGAAGATGGACAAGGCCCTCGGCACGATTCAGGACGAGCTGCGCGAGCGCCTCATACAGTTCAAGGAAGAGGGGAAGCTCCTGGAGGCCCAGCGCCTGGAGATGCGCGTGAACTACGACTTGGAGATGCTGGAGACCATGGGCTTCTGCTCCGGCATCGAGAACTACTCGCGGCATCTGGACGGCCGCGCGCCGGGCGAGCCGCCCTACACCCTCATCGACTACTTCCCGAAGGACTTCCTCTGCATCATCGACGAGTCCCACGTCACGGTGCCGCAGATCCGCGGCATGCACGAGGGCGACCGCTCCCGCAAGATCACGCTGGCCGAGCACGGCTTCCGCCTGCCCAGCTGCCTGGACAACCGCCCCTTGCGCTTCGACGAGTTCGAGGAGCGCATCCCGCAGTTCATCTACGTGTCGGCCACGCCGGGCGACTACGAGGAGCGCGTGAGCCAGGCGAAGGTGGACCAGGTCATCCGCCCGACGGGCCTTCTGGATCCGGAGATTGTCGTGCGCACGAGCGCCAGCCAAATCGACGACATCATCGACGAGGCGAAAGAGCGGGCCGCGCGAAACGAGCGCGTGCTCATCACGACGCTCACGAAGAAGATGGCCGAGGACTTGACCGACCATTTGCTGGACCAAGGCGTGAAGGCGCGCTACATGCACTCGGACATCGCCACCCTGGAGCGTACGGAGATCCTGCGCGATCTGCGCCGCGGCGAGTTCGACGTGCTCGTGGGCATCAACCTTCTGCGCGAGGGGCTCGACTTGCCCGAGGTGTCGCTCGTGGCCATCCTGGATGCCGACAAGGAGGGCTTTCTGCGCAACCACCGCTCGCTCATCCAGACCATAGGCCGCGCGGCGCGCAACGTGTCCGGCCAGGTCATCATGTACGCCGACCGCATCACCGATTCCATGCGTCGGGCTATCGACGAGACGCGCCGGCGCCGCGACATCCAGATGGCCTACAACGAGGAGCACGGTATCAAGCCCCAGACTATCCGCAAAGCCATCAACGACATCATGGGCTTCATCACCGAAGACGTGGAGGGCACCACCGCCGAGCAGGTGAACAAGGAGCTGGCAGAGCTTTCCCGTGAAGAGGTCCTGCGGCTCATCTCGTCCATGGAGGACGACATGGCCGCCGCGTCCCGCGACATGGACTTCGAGGAGGCGGCGCGCCTGCGCGACCAGGTGGTGAAGCTGAAGAGCACCGTGGAGGACAAGTCCGAGGAAGACGTGCTGAAGGATTTGAAGAAGGGCGCGCGCAAGGGGAGCGCCTACGGCAACCGCAAGCACGCCGCCTACGGGTCGTCGCGCGCGAATTAG
- a CDS encoding polysaccharide deacetylase family protein produces the protein MPDQPASHGSNNPRNNPRQHKKPTRRHPGAPAPAPAPRAHGAAAPRPQSTAAPSGHQTQPAPQAPTLQQESVAPREQPAAAAQSQDPRLHEAQPYQPHDYQPPQPQPQPQPHQASSPHGYAGYAAQVPPRVVPATKADGQVAPYADMGRYKKKGKKKASVVSIIVSVVILAAIGVGVYLYLNPLQFNVTVNGMTRTVDRGTTLNDMIAEGVVSPQPGNLLAVDGEVLEEGGGAVFAGTVNGNEVTDGATELHKGDVVQLDDGADATEDYDVSTEETVPGQVELGEGAIHVYVPGEPAQVETRTGKVSGKSVQETVKEGSDNVYLKYNANTNGEKVIALTFDDGPWPTTSELLDVLKENDAVATFFTIGEQISDKTDYVETIQRMAAEGHQIGTHSYDHAATGGGNGVDMTRQSPEKQIEEVQMGQQAIADATGSEASKVFRSPGGNFHDEIIWNLQPYITSEIGWNVDTEDWRRPGADAIAERLLSVKPGDVVLMHDGGGDRSQTIEALKVALPQLRAEGYKFVTIDQLLAYDDAKALAQELADQQTAE, from the coding sequence ATGCCCGATCAGCCCGCCTCCCACGGTTCGAACAACCCCCGCAACAATCCGCGACAGCACAAGAAGCCCACGCGCCGCCATCCGGGTGCTCCTGCGCCGGCTCCGGCTCCCCGTGCCCATGGGGCCGCGGCGCCGCGTCCGCAGTCGACGGCCGCCCCATCGGGACATCAGACCCAGCCGGCACCGCAGGCGCCGACCCTCCAGCAGGAGTCGGTTGCGCCCCGCGAGCAGCCGGCCGCTGCCGCCCAGTCGCAGGATCCGCGCCTTCACGAGGCGCAACCCTATCAGCCGCATGACTATCAGCCGCCCCAGCCCCAGCCCCAGCCCCAGCCGCACCAGGCATCGTCGCCGCACGGCTACGCGGGCTATGCGGCCCAGGTGCCCCCGCGGGTCGTTCCCGCCACCAAGGCCGATGGCCAGGTGGCTCCCTATGCCGACATGGGGCGCTACAAGAAGAAGGGCAAGAAGAAGGCGAGCGTCGTCTCCATTATCGTCTCCGTGGTCATTCTGGCCGCCATCGGCGTGGGGGTGTACCTGTATTTGAACCCCCTGCAGTTCAACGTGACGGTCAACGGCATGACGCGCACGGTGGATCGGGGCACGACCTTGAACGACATGATCGCCGAGGGCGTGGTGTCCCCGCAGCCGGGCAACTTGCTCGCCGTCGACGGGGAAGTCCTGGAAGAGGGGGGTGGCGCGGTCTTTGCCGGCACGGTCAACGGCAACGAGGTGACCGACGGCGCGACCGAGCTGCACAAGGGCGATGTGGTTCAGCTGGACGACGGCGCCGACGCGACCGAGGACTACGATGTTTCCACCGAGGAGACGGTTCCGGGCCAGGTGGAGCTGGGCGAGGGGGCCATCCACGTGTACGTGCCCGGCGAGCCGGCCCAGGTGGAGACGCGCACGGGCAAGGTATCGGGCAAATCCGTGCAGGAGACGGTGAAGGAGGGCTCCGACAACGTCTATCTGAAGTACAACGCGAACACGAACGGCGAGAAGGTCATCGCGCTGACCTTCGACGACGGCCCGTGGCCCACGACGAGCGAGCTGCTCGACGTGCTGAAGGAGAACGACGCCGTGGCGACGTTCTTTACCATTGGTGAGCAGATATCCGATAAGACCGATTACGTGGAGACGATCCAGCGCATGGCGGCCGAGGGGCACCAGATCGGCACCCATTCCTACGACCATGCGGCCACCGGCGGCGGCAATGGCGTGGACATGACGCGCCAGAGCCCGGAAAAGCAGATCGAAGAGGTGCAAATGGGCCAGCAGGCCATCGCGGACGCGACGGGCAGCGAGGCGTCTAAGGTGTTCCGCTCGCCGGGCGGCAACTTCCACGACGAGATCATCTGGAATCTGCAACCCTATATCACGAGCGAGATCGGCTGGAACGTGGACACGGAGGACTGGCGGCGACCGGGCGCCGATGCCATAGCGGAGCGCCTGCTGTCGGTGAAGCCGGGGGATGTCGTGCTCATGCACGACGGCGGCGGCGATCGCAGCCAGACGATCGAGGCGCTCAAGGTCGCCCTGCCGCAGCTTAGGGCCGAGGGCTACAAGTTCGTGACCATCGACCAGCTTCTGGCCTACGACGATGCCAAGGCGCTCGCCCAAGAGTTGGCCGATCAGCAGACAGCGGAATAA